In Patescibacteria group bacterium, a single window of DNA contains:
- a CDS encoding methyltransferase domain-containing protein, translating into MSAFYDSYDYSAYWQGREYEHQAEIIAISEFLKKIKHINRAIEIGGGFGRLLPFYVYRTKTSFLTEPSSKLLALAKKNNKNFKNVKYLQSTLDNLGKRVRKNSFDLVLMIRVMHHMGNPDKTFAEISNLISSDGYLILEFANKIHFKNVVEHVIKKDFTFWGDTTTIDVRSKKSKRNKTIAFLNYHPNVIKEKLKENNFEIIEIRSVSNIRSSWAKTHLPRTFLLEIEKLLQIPFSYFYFGPSIFVLAKKKG; encoded by the coding sequence ATGTCAGCTTTTTATGATTCCTACGATTATTCTGCATATTGGCAAGGGCGAGAATATGAACATCAAGCTGAAATAATTGCGATTAGCGAATTTTTAAAAAAAATTAAACACATTAACCGCGCAATTGAAATCGGCGGAGGATTTGGAAGACTTTTGCCGTTTTATGTTTACAGAACTAAAACAAGTTTTTTAACAGAACCATCTTCAAAGTTACTGGCGCTGGCTAAAAAAAATAATAAAAATTTTAAAAATGTAAAGTATTTGCAATCCACTTTGGATAATTTGGGAAAACGGGTCAGGAAAAACAGTTTTGATTTAGTATTAATGATTCGTGTTATGCACCACATGGGCAATCCTGATAAAACTTTTGCAGAGATTTCAAATTTAATTTCCAGTGATGGATATCTAATATTAGAATTTGCAAATAAAATTCATTTTAAAAATGTTGTAGAGCATGTAATCAAAAAGGATTTTACATTTTGGGGTGATACAACAACAATTGATGTTAGAAGCAAGAAATCAAAAAGAAACAAAACGATTGCTTTTTTGAATTACCACCCCAATGTGATCAAAGAAAAATTAAAGGAAAATAATTTTGAAATTATTGAAATACGATCTGTTTCAAATATTCGAAGTAGCTGGGCAAAAACACATTTGCCAAGGACTTTTTTGCTTGAAATAGAGAAATTATTACAAATTCCTTTTTCTTATTTTTATTTTGGACCTTCGATTTTTGTGTTAGCCAAAAAAAAGGGTTGA